Below is a window of Myxococcales bacterium DNA.
ACTGAGCTCGCACTGATGAGCGCCCGGGTCGAAGAGCCGAGCGGCTACGGACGCGTCTTGCGGGACGCGAACGGTCGGGTGACCGAGGTGCGGGAGCATCGCGATCTGCGAAGTGATGCCGAGCGGGCGGTACAAGAGGTCAACGCCGGCGTGTACGTCGCGAACACCGCGGCGCTCCGTTCGGCTCTCGAGCGCGTCAAGGCGGACAACGCTGCTGGTGAGTTCTATTTGACCGACGTGGTCGCGCTCGCGGCTGCGGGCGGCGGTGCGCTGGCGGTGCTCGGCCACGCCGATAATCTGCTGGGCGTCAACGACAGGGCGCAGCTCGCCGATGCAGAGCGCCTGTTGTTCCAGCGCATCGTACGCCGTCACCAGGTCGCCGGTGTGACCGTGCGCGGAGATGCGCACATCGACGACAGCGTGGAGATCGGTGCGGACGCGCGCATCGAAGCAGGGGTGCAGCTGCGCGGCCGCTGCCGCATCGGCGCGGGGACGGTGATCGACGCGGGGAGTGTGATCACCGACTCGGAGATCGGTGAGCGAGCGACGGTCAAACCGTACTCGGTCATCAGCGAGAGTCGGGTGGCGGCCGGGGCGCAAATTGGGCCTTTTGCTCACGTGCGGCCAGGCAGCGAGATCGACGAGGACGCCCACATTGGCAACTTCGTGGAGACGAAGAAGACCCGCGTGCGCAAGGGTGCAAAGGCAAATCACCTCGCGTACCTGGGTGATGGGGACATCGGCGAGGGGGCGAACGTCGGCGCGGGCACCATCTTCTGCAACTACGACGGCTTCCGAAAACACAAGACCGTGATCGGGCCGGGTGCGTTCATCGGTAGCGACAGCCAGCTCGTCGCGCCGGTTCAAATCGGACAGAACGCCTACGTGGCGACCGGCACTACCGTCACGCGAGACGTGCCCGACGATGCGCTCGCCATCGGCCGCACGG
It encodes the following:
- the glmU gene encoding bifunctional UDP-N-acetylglucosamine diphosphorylase/glucosamine-1-phosphate N-acetyltransferase GlmU, producing MSLTAIVLAAGLGKRMQSELPKVLHPAAGRPLMLYPLRAAIEAGATAIVCVVSAEVRDRAIGLCRTAMPAADVDVRVQELPQGTGDAVKVGLDGVESERVLILCGDTPLLRADDLRTLIRQLDAAPGTELALMSARVEEPSGYGRVLRDANGRVTEVREHRDLRSDAERAVQEVNAGVYVANTAALRSALERVKADNAAGEFYLTDVVALAAAGGGALAVLGHADNLLGVNDRAQLADAERLLFQRIVRRHQVAGVTVRGDAHIDDSVEIGADARIEAGVQLRGRCRIGAGTVIDAGSVITDSEIGERATVKPYSVISESRVAAGAQIGPFAHVRPGSEIDEDAHIGNFVETKKTRVRKGAKANHLAYLGDGDIGEGANVGAGTIFCNYDGFRKHKTVIGPGAFIGSDSQLVAPVQIGQNAYVATGTTVTRDVPDDALAIGRTAQENKAGYAPRLKARLAAQAKKQ